ACATTATAGCTACTATCACTGTCATCAAGTTACATTTCTGTATACTGTAAGTCATAGATCAGTGACATCATTGAAATTTGTGCAGTTGTTGGCAGTTGCTGGTCTAAAATTCCTCCTGCATCCCTCGATTTTCAGTGATGTAACTGTCAATGAAGCAGACGATGTAAAAATGTGCTATCATTTGCATAAAATAggacaaaaaatagattgcCCCCATGGCATAACAATGGCGTGCCACCATGGCATAACAATGGCGTGCCCCCATGGCATAACAATGGCGTGCCACCATGGCATAACAATGGCGTCCACCATGGCATAACAATGGCGTGCCCCATGGCATAACAATGGCGTGCCACCATGGCATAACAATGGCGTGCCACCATGGCATAACAATGGCGTGCCACCATGGCATAACAATGGCGTGCCACCATGGCATAACAATGGCGTGCCACCATGGCATAACAATGGCGTGCCACCATGGCATAACAATGGCGTGCCACCATGGCATAACAATGGCGTGCCACCATAGCATAACAATGGTGATAAGTAAGTTTTATTCCAGTATTTTAAAGAATGCATACAAAGCCTGCTTGAATCACAGTTTCTGACTTTTACAGCTTGGCAAAGATGAGTAACTTCAGCAGTAAAGTATGATGTAACTTGAAGCCTCATTTTGAATTTCATGGATGGCTGGactaaaaacaaaatagcaACAATCTGAAGTTCGTTGCAACAATAGGTCCGACTATAAATACAACAAATCcttatacaattatattcaGCCATTTAGATTTCCGCATCTATTTTTAATACCACTAAACAATCCCTACACAACCAGATAACAATATGGCTACTATTGAGTAGACAACATTTACAgtacatataattattacataacattttgaaaatactaCTCATcaatataaaagcaaaatattttccattaaacatATTCACATACAAGTCACAACAATTTCGCAGAAATAACAACACTTACATTATGTCAGCAGCTAGACAaccagtttaaaatattaataaataacagaatttaataacaaaatattttgaatattctaTCTTATCTAATGTCTTCTAGACTAAATCAGTAACAAGTAGTTTATAAAAGGTACACATGAACATTGCAAGtaacaatttaacaatgttGCACTGACTGATAAAAACACAGTCATGCCCTTGTCCGACACATGAAAATGTTTTGACCTGTCACACTTACAGCATCAACATTCTAAAGGTAATACAAAAGATGTTCACATAAAAGGTGTGAGTGATGATTCCTTGTCCCTGACACCACACTAGGCCCAGCaattaatgttatatacaaatacaacacTGATTAGTAGATACGTTTGTAGACCATCAGGTACACCTGAGCATGCATGTTTACCAGTTACCAGTAGATATGCATAAAACTTTCCAACCAGTTGTCAGAATATACGTTCATAAAACAACAGGTACAACTTAGCAGGCATTTTCACCAGTAGATATGCATAAAACTTGCCCACCAGTCATCAATATATACGTTCGTAGAAAAGCAGGTACGCCTGAGCACGCTCAACGCTCGCCTCAGTGACCTCATTCACGCGCTGGTCGCTGATATGGAACCAACGGCCAGGGGGAACCAGCGCCTCCTCATTGGCTCCAGCCCCTGTGTCCACTTCCTGTCTGTCCCCTCGCATCACAAGCTCTGCATACCTGTTGAGGTACTCATTCACAGAGACGTTGTGCTTGTTGAGGAAGTTGTGCAGGGAGCCGATGTTTGCGCGCACTTTAACGTATGCTGTATAGTGGCCCATGTTAAGTCTCCCACTATGCTCCACCACGCCATACAGCGAGTATAGGATCTTTTTCTGGCCTGATTTGATACCCTgtaatgtcaaaacattttaatttgctTTTACACAGTCATACTTAATTTGCAATTTACTCTTCATCACATAAAGCCTTAAATTTACATACTTTTCcattatgtaaaacatcatAGTatcatgtttatgcatttaGAAGTTTTGcctgaatatcaattttgagaATAATGATCAGCATCAAAACACCTGTATTAGAACATCTTTTACAAAATAGAATGATGATGTTCATGAAAATTGTAAGAAAGGCAAAACAGACAAACCTGAGTCAAGTTACTACAGTAGGGTGCAATATCCAGTACAAATGGGAAGTCTACATGTCTGTTCACCTTCCGTGAACTGAAGCCGATCTGTAACAGACATATGCATgtacataattgtttttatatgcaTCAACATATTATATCCTGCCCCCAACATGAATGACATAACGCCATTGGTCAAGGACTTGTCACACAGTGACCCCACATTTTTCTATATTGGGTGACTATTGTATATTTTATCGTGCCAAAATGGCATCCATTTTCGGATTCCAAATAATAAGTGAAACCTTTCAGTTTCTCATTAATTGGGCAATGTAAACAAGTTGTCAACATGATATATAAGTTCTGGGTCCAGTTGGTGACACTATTGGATATGAGGGTGTATTTAACTATATTACAGTGTGAAGCATGAAAAACaaagttatttgttatattagaTCAAAAATAATACTTTCCTTAGTTATATATGGTTTAAGCTTATACAGAGCCGACAGTGTCAGTTATTCATAGCTATTGATATTGcttctgaaaacaaattttaatttattcagtttcaaaaatatacttaaattccACTATTCAAATGCATCGTTGTCGGAAGTGCCTTAAATAGCTTCTAACAACATACTAGAACTCCATTTTTTGAAATGCGTCGTGTTGGAAGTGCCTGAAGTTTTTCTAATAAAGGCCACCACAGCCATAATCATTTAACCTATTGGCCTAAATCAATAGgtgtcatctactgaccatgacctaTGTGCACACCAGGTTTGAAGACTAGACAAGAAATTGATCAAACATAACTGATCAGAATCGAAAATGTCTCCAAATGTTCAAGTTAAGTtcaccatgacctttgacccaaaaATCAATAGGACGTGACCAATGATATACCCTATGCTTAAAAAGATGATCACAAAATATTGGGCAGAGGTCTAGTTCTTGGGGATGGACAGTCAGTCAAATTTGTTTTACCTGCAAGTAATGTTATTACCTGTGAGTTATGAATGTTTTTACCTGTTCAAAACGTTTGAGGTGCAGTGTGAGGACGGCGGGGGTCTGGAAGATGAGGTACTGCTTGTTGGCGTTGGAGTAAACAGTCTCCTTCTTCTCTGGAAACATGGGTAATATGACaggtaaacaaacatgtattatacagcaggaaaataaacattaactggtATCTTGAGTtgcattttaaattgatttaaaaagcaAGATGGACCTGGAACCATTTAAACCAGTCAAGAACATGAATTACAATCATTATCTGCTGAATTTAGCTGTAAACATACCATGctgtgtaaataaaaaaaaattgtcttctGAATACATGGCTTTTGGCAATTTTATTGGGTGTGAAATAGGGTATGGTTTTTCCATATATGCATGAAGTCAGCAGGTGCCCTTAAATGGTGAACGTAGGCATGCTTTATATCAgaattttttcatattttttggaATTTAAGCTATAGGTATTCAGTGTTCATGTCACAGAAATAAAACCACAAAAAGACCCCCGGCGCATCTATTAGAGCATGTGTGTTCAAAAGGAAATTCATGATATTGCTTTCAAGAAGAAACTTCTTAGCAGATTATTTGAATCCTAAATTTATAGCTTAAATGAATTCAAGAAATGTACAGTGCTTGTTTTGCACAACATATTGACTAACCTTTGTTAGGGTTGTTCTTGAACTTTATCTTTGTGCAGTTTTTGCAGCCAAACTTGTTATGGCCGGTAAGAAGTTCTGCTGCTGTAAACTGATTGAGACACGACTGGATGGAACATTCCCCGGACGAAGGCTGGTACCTAAAACAAGAGCAGTTGCTGAAATGGACTAGTTTATATCTGGTGAAGAATGAAGAGTATTGGATactatgactggtttacatgtgGTGAATGAGGGGAGTATTGGATACACTGACTGGTTTATGAGAAGAGTATTGGATACACTGACTGGTTTATATGTGGTGAATAAGGGAAGTATTGGCTACACTGACTGGTTTGCATGTGGTGAAAAAGGAGAGTATTCATAATTGGATACACTGACTGGTTTACATGTGGTAAATAAGGGGATTATTGGATACACTGACTGGTTTACCTGTGGTGGAACAAGGGGATAATTGGATACACTGACTGGTTTACCTGTGGTGGAATAAGGGAATTATTGGAAAGACTGACTGGTTTACATGTGGTAAATAAGGGGATTGTTGGATACACTGACTTGTTTACATATAGTAAATAAGAGGAGTAAAGGATACACTGACTGGTTTACATGTGGGAGTATTGGATACTGTGACTGGTTTATACATGGTGAAGGATGCTGAGTATTGGATACAATGAATGGTTTATGTGTGGTGATGGACACAGAGTATTTAATACTCTGCatggtttatttaattatgttgcATATACTCAtagtttgaaattaaattgtagacacattttaaatgcaaagtaaTTAAACATGTACCTGTCAGCGAGTGTATTAACTGATTTCTTCTTGCCCTCTTGGAACAGTTGCTTTAAATCAAACTGCTTGTTTACATTGGGTTTTGATTGCATATTGCAAGAGTCCATCTTGTCTTTGGAATGAGCATGTTGACTGGTACCATTTATGGTTTTTGAGCCTGAGTTTTCTTCCTTTGAGTCAAAGACTTCTATACTTGGTTTCTTTGCATCTGTATCATTTTTGTTTGCCTTTTCAGTTGCAATGCTAagtttattaaattcatttgcTATAGTATCATTTCTATCTACAGTTTTACTCCCTTCGCTTGCTAAAGCATCAGATCCATCTGCTAAACTAAGAGCACTAATATCAGAAGTCAAAGTGCTAAGATCTGACATGGCACTTGTCTCTGTTTGGCATTCTAGCGTGCTGCTTTCGTTTAATCCACTATCAACACTGGTTCCTACAGATGTTTCAACACTGTCATTTTGAAGATTCAAGTCTTTGGATGTTTCGTTTTCATTGTCGGAAAGCTGAATTCCGTTCTGCACAGTGCCATTGACATAAGGTGACGAGCCATCCTGGAGTGACTCAACCTCTGCCTTCACAGCAGCATCGGAGCTGACTAGACCATTGCATATTTCGGTGTTACATATTTCGGTAGGCTTCACATCTGGCCTGCAGAGTGACTCACTGTTGTGGACACAGGAATTGCAGTTAAACGTATAACTAGTATCCATTGTCTCTTTCTTACCATTCAAATGGCTTTGTGATTCCGACAAATGTCCATTAACCAAAGAATAATTGACAATTATATCTGCAGAACTAGTATCACAGTTGGAACTCTCACTTTCCATATAGCCATTTGTCtctgtatttatattgtttacttCTGTTTTAACAGCAAACAATTGAGAATTACCTACACTGCCATGTGCAACACCATTTTGCATACTATTTTGAACTGTAGAATTAGTGCATAGAGAGGCCTGTTCATTCTGATTGCCTAGTGAACTAGTACTGTCAGTGATTTGAGATTTGTTAGTCTCGGGTAAGCCATTACATGCACTGTCAGTTAAATGGAGGTCCCCATCATTCTGTGTATCCTGCTGTTGGGCACAACTGCTGGTTGCCTCTGTGCTGGGCGCCTGGAAACTGTCACTGGACTGGGGACTTGGGTGTTTGCTGCCAGGCTGGCTGGGAGGTGGGGCGTCTGAAGATGTTACAGACTCACTCAGGCTCTGGTTCATGTAGCACTTTGATGTGTCACTTTCCAGATTGTCCTCCACATCAGCATCTGGACAGGGAGACAGCAtccattatcatttttttatcttttgaatTCACTCAACTATTGCAAACAAATCCAGAATGTAAATGTGGATCATAAcagtaacataaacataaataatatccATTCCCTTGTTTtctagtaaaaaaataaataacttgaaTAGGGTTTTAAAGACTAAAGTATTGTGTCTTCACTGTAATATATAAAGTAATGATAACCAGTCAACTGTTTAACTGTTTTCACTAGATCCTTAGAAGAGACACCTGAACCAGTCCAGACATACCTGAGTCATCATCAGCATGATTGTCCCCCTTGTCCTGCTCTCCGTCCTGCCCAGCCTCCTCTCCTTCCTCCTCCTTCTGTTCATCAACTGACTCTTGGCCAGCCACCCCCTTACCCTTGCCCTGACGCTGGAAACAACAcacatacatttacatgtaatgAAAAGACATCCTATAACCTGGCGCTGGACAACATGTCAATAAAGAAAAGTGGTCAACTAATAACTGTCAAGtactatttaaaacattttgtttaagaaGTAATACATAAGAGATAGATCACTGAGCCCATCCCCCACATATTTCACTTACGTTAAAAACTTTTCAGGTAAACTCTGATCACTACCCTGCAGTCTAGTTAAAGATAAAGTTGAAGGAAATTGAAGTTAATTTAAGCGCCATATAGACTGACCCTGGATTCCCTCTTCTGTTTCTTCTTCTGTTTCTTGTTCATATGTTTGGAGGGTTCATCCTTACTGGCTGGGGCTTTCTCCAGGGACTGGCCACCTTGCTCTTCCTTCTCTGATTCCCGCCTTACACGCCCATGAACCTGGTTTGGGCGCTGGGGCTGGAATAAGCATATAAGCATTATACAAGGGTCTTACTTTCAAAGTATTGTTAACACTTGGTTTTCTACTCAAATTTCCtcgttgtttaaaaaatgtgacAATTTGAGATTTCCAAAATACTTCATGCTGTTTAGTGCATGaccaacaaatatgttttattgttgacaaAAGTAATGTCAAGGTagtcatatttaaaatgaagcAGATACTGGAGTCAACATGTGTTTTCCATTGAGCTTATATGcagttatttacttttttagaGCAGAATTTCTAATGAGCCAATCTTGTATTTActcaaaatttcattacaaaCCTTTTCTTCTGTGACTGGCAAAGATAGATCTAGGAATGGCTCAAGGATCTGTGATatctgaaaacaataacaacaaacaagtcaaaatgtaaaatatcaaactgcctaatatatacatatgcctATAAAAAACAAggggcccaaaagggcctatgctctactggcatggctcttgtggtcatttttaatccagagcatgtatgtatgggtaaaaggcaacagacataaagttcacattttgtgtttgggttacctgaaaacgttgcacgttcaacatctgagccaaGAAAGTATTGTAatcagattagttgcatgaactattttaatatgtgccaagtaaaagtcatctgacaaaaaaaaatgctttcaaaactgtactcatggtaaaaatttctgtagttttaaaaattaaaaaaaagttggtaaaaaaggtcaaagtcaagggcaaccgaggacaacattgatcaatttgaacaaatattcacagcaattgtgctgagatggatgcaaaaacacacaaaaagattttcaaacctatcccaattt
The DNA window shown above is from Mya arenaria isolate MELC-2E11 chromosome 6, ASM2691426v1 and carries:
- the LOC128238249 gene encoding ubiquitin carboxyl-terminal hydrolase 45-like isoform X2, which gives rise to MRVLEAKVTVSYSMGKKNKHKLHKHKENEVSDSSEDITGKGCAHVNKAVNFSAMKKCLAKQTFGECQSCLKDVTKKVESRVGTEGAEGGVGVDPVESLDPSLWVCLQCGHQGCGRMSVEKHALKHYETPRSSQHNIVINTTNWLVWCYDCDGEVSVGKSKKVQECLDYLRKQAGTLLTDGTQASGKNSLVAGTSGVNADGNKSRVTAGRASGGCTKVKGLSNLGNTCFFNAVMQNLVQTHALEGLLQDRRKGQALKLLNHGDSLQDSASSGDDDSDNDKPSKQLKELGSIEITLVEPGPLTHSLVMFFHDVNSTTKSGCINPSALFGQVCKKAPRFKGMQQQDSHELLRYLLDNMRTEEIKRGQSGILKHYKLSENTNPKKVDEETKFKIKVYGHDIKHTFVECLFGGQLISTVVCEECKYISQILEPFLDLSLPVTEEKPQRPNQVHGRVRRESEKEEQGGQSLEKAPASKDEPSKHMNKKQKKKQKRESRRQGKGKGVAGQESVDEQKEEEGEEAGQDGEQDKGDNHADDDSDADVEDNLESDTSKCYMNQSLSESVTSSDAPPPSQPGSKHPSPQSSDSFQAPSTEATSSCAQQQDTQNDGDLHLTDSACNGLPETNKSQITDSTSSLGNQNEQASLCTNSTVQNSMQNGVAHGSVGNSQLFAVKTEVNNINTETNGYMESESSNCDTSSADIIVNYSLVNGHLSESQSHLNGKKETMDTSYTFNCNSCVHNSESLCRPDVKPTEICNTEICNGLVSSDAAVKAEVESLQDGSSPYVNGTVQNGIQLSDNENETSKDLNLQNDSVETSVGTSVDSGLNESSTLECQTETSAMSDLSTLTSDISALSLADGSDALASEGSKTVDRNDTIANEFNKLSIATEKANKNDTDAKKPSIEVFDSKEENSGSKTINGTSQHAHSKDKMDSCNMQSKPNVNKQFDLKQLFQEGKKKSVNTLADRYQPSSGECSIQSCLNQFTAAELLTGHNKFGCKNCTKIKFKNNPNKEKKETVYSNANKQYLIFQTPAVLTLHLKRFEQIGFSSRKVNRHVDFPFVLDIAPYCSNLTQGIKSGQKKILYSLYGVVEHSGRLNMGHYTAYVKVRANIGSLHNFLNKHNVSVNEYLNRYAELVMRGDRQEVDTGAGANEEALVPPGRWFHISDQRVNEVTEASVERAQAYLLFYERIY
- the LOC128238249 gene encoding ubiquitin carboxyl-terminal hydrolase 45-like isoform X1: MRVLEAKVTVSYSMGKKNKHKLHKHKENEVSDSSEDITGKGCAHVNKAVNFSAMKKCLAKQTFGECQSCLKDVTKKVESRVGTEGAEGGVGVDPVESLDPSLWVCLQCGHQGCGRMSVEKHALKHYETPRSSQHNIVINTTNWLVWCYDCDGEVSVGKSKKVQECLDYLRKQAGTLLTDGTQASGKNSLVAGTSGVNADGNKSRVTAGRASGGCTKVKGLSNLGNTCFFNAVMQNLVQTHALEGLLQDRRKGQALKLLNHGDSLQDSASSGDDDSDNDKPSKQLKELVRTPSLKGSIEITLVEPGPLTHSLVMFFHDVNSTTKSGCINPSALFGQVCKKAPRFKGMQQQDSHELLRYLLDNMRTEEIKRGQSGILKHYKLSENTNPKKVDEETKFKIKVYGHDIKHTFVECLFGGQLISTVVCEECKYISQILEPFLDLSLPVTEEKPQRPNQVHGRVRRESEKEEQGGQSLEKAPASKDEPSKHMNKKQKKKQKRESRRQGKGKGVAGQESVDEQKEEEGEEAGQDGEQDKGDNHADDDSDADVEDNLESDTSKCYMNQSLSESVTSSDAPPPSQPGSKHPSPQSSDSFQAPSTEATSSCAQQQDTQNDGDLHLTDSACNGLPETNKSQITDSTSSLGNQNEQASLCTNSTVQNSMQNGVAHGSVGNSQLFAVKTEVNNINTETNGYMESESSNCDTSSADIIVNYSLVNGHLSESQSHLNGKKETMDTSYTFNCNSCVHNSESLCRPDVKPTEICNTEICNGLVSSDAAVKAEVESLQDGSSPYVNGTVQNGIQLSDNENETSKDLNLQNDSVETSVGTSVDSGLNESSTLECQTETSAMSDLSTLTSDISALSLADGSDALASEGSKTVDRNDTIANEFNKLSIATEKANKNDTDAKKPSIEVFDSKEENSGSKTINGTSQHAHSKDKMDSCNMQSKPNVNKQFDLKQLFQEGKKKSVNTLADRYQPSSGECSIQSCLNQFTAAELLTGHNKFGCKNCTKIKFKNNPNKEKKETVYSNANKQYLIFQTPAVLTLHLKRFEQIGFSSRKVNRHVDFPFVLDIAPYCSNLTQGIKSGQKKILYSLYGVVEHSGRLNMGHYTAYVKVRANIGSLHNFLNKHNVSVNEYLNRYAELVMRGDRQEVDTGAGANEEALVPPGRWFHISDQRVNEVTEASVERAQAYLLFYERIY